One window from the genome of Rhodopirellula halodulae encodes:
- a CDS encoding Fur family transcriptional regulator → MPSVSILLWQWFVLSDVSSVPESLERLEVALTPQERFEEYLQSKGQRQTKPRKFLVEKIFAQHAHFDADELIEKLPRKGEPNYVSSATVYRSLREFVDAGLLNCFQLDGRTVYELDYGYPPHDHLYCTRCRKLIEFRSEELIATRDEAAAKHGFRVSGHRMLVSGVCRECSKNRRKKRKQDLV, encoded by the coding sequence GTGCCTTCAGTTTCGATCCTTCTTTGGCAGTGGTTTGTTTTGTCTGACGTGTCTTCGGTCCCGGAATCTCTGGAACGCCTGGAAGTGGCTTTGACGCCTCAGGAACGGTTCGAGGAGTACCTGCAGAGCAAAGGGCAACGGCAAACGAAACCTCGCAAGTTCTTGGTTGAGAAGATCTTCGCTCAGCACGCCCACTTTGATGCGGATGAGTTGATCGAGAAATTGCCTCGCAAGGGCGAGCCCAATTACGTCAGTTCGGCGACCGTTTACCGATCGCTACGGGAATTTGTCGACGCGGGCCTGTTGAACTGTTTTCAGCTCGACGGACGGACGGTGTACGAGCTGGATTATGGCTACCCGCCGCACGATCACCTGTACTGCACCCGTTGCCGGAAACTGATTGAGTTTCGCAGCGAAGAGCTGATCGCCACCCGGGATGAAGCCGCCGCGAAACATGGTTTTCGCGTGTCCGGTCATCGCATGCTGGTCAGTGGCGTGTGTCGCGAGTGCAGCAAGAATCGCCGGAAGAAACGCAAACAAGACCTGGTTTGA
- the priA gene encoding replication restart helicase PriA produces MLSESPMPKLGESILSLPPFTAASVTADSSSSEPTQSELFETEPPPWELTVGEDVQLASIVFSRSPHGPYDYRIPDDLLEVLRPGMRVGVPLGHRKKPTPGWCVSIKTGNASHQKLRDVAEVIDDEPLCDAALVRLVMFIAHYYQVPAGQVFDTLIPASVRDNAGTRKTTYFRPAKGLDEEQIAKLPSKQQSVIRFLVGQDRPMTAAELAIMAECTEDPIRRLRKKELLVPEVRRELSQNIRIRAQHNDGERKQSHELTVQQENALSRINAAVDSGRGRTLLLHGVTGSGKTEVYIQAIEHVVKQAGSAIVLVPEISLTPQTRGRFEDRFENVAVLHSQMSAAERHFHWQRIRRGEVQVVIGPRSAVFAPLPNLGLIVIDEEHDTSFKQDKQPRYHARKVAHARAMALGIPLVLGSATPSLEAWHATQTGHAELVTMSERVGNRPMPDVQLVDLRIKEDRGKGGAISRPLHAAVLETLKEKGQAILLLNRRGYATTIQCPACGTVCACPDCDLPLTHHRDGGKAMCHYCDYTIPTPPWCPACRFDGIRYGGLGTQKLEMEAKARFPDARIARMDSDTMKRAGSHQRVLSEFRAGEIDVLLGTQMIAKGLDFPNVLLVGVINADSALHFPDFRAAERTFQLVTQVAGRTGRGNRGGRVIVQTFTPEHPAIQAAARHDYLKFVEDEMVNRKKFNYPPLGSVARIIIRGPLEDKTEAVADAIVDRLEKARDLLKAEVRILGPAPPPIVKISGKYRFHLLLQATEAAVVGEVVRRGLADFKVDPKEEIEYLVDIDPVNLM; encoded by the coding sequence ATGTTGTCTGAATCACCAATGCCCAAATTGGGCGAGTCGATCCTGTCACTTCCTCCTTTCACCGCCGCGTCCGTGACCGCTGACTCTTCGTCATCCGAACCGACCCAAAGCGAATTGTTCGAAACCGAGCCTCCACCATGGGAGTTGACGGTCGGAGAGGACGTTCAGCTGGCTTCGATTGTGTTCAGTCGGTCACCACACGGACCGTACGACTATCGGATTCCCGATGACCTGCTGGAGGTGCTGCGTCCAGGAATGCGGGTGGGGGTGCCGCTGGGACACCGCAAAAAGCCGACGCCCGGTTGGTGCGTTTCGATCAAGACCGGCAATGCTTCGCATCAGAAGCTACGCGACGTTGCGGAGGTCATCGATGATGAACCACTCTGCGATGCGGCCTTGGTTCGGCTGGTGATGTTCATCGCTCATTACTACCAAGTGCCCGCGGGGCAAGTATTCGACACGTTGATTCCCGCCAGCGTTCGCGACAACGCGGGGACTCGCAAGACGACTTACTTCCGTCCAGCAAAAGGGCTCGACGAAGAACAGATTGCGAAGCTGCCATCCAAGCAGCAATCGGTGATACGTTTCTTGGTGGGACAGGATCGCCCGATGACGGCGGCGGAGTTGGCCATCATGGCGGAATGCACGGAGGATCCCATCCGTCGGCTGCGGAAAAAGGAGTTGCTGGTTCCTGAGGTGCGGCGGGAACTCAGTCAGAACATTCGCATTCGGGCGCAGCACAACGACGGGGAACGCAAACAGTCACATGAATTGACCGTTCAACAAGAAAACGCGTTGTCACGGATCAACGCGGCGGTGGACAGTGGCCGCGGACGCACGTTACTTCTGCACGGGGTGACGGGAAGCGGGAAGACGGAGGTTTACATCCAGGCGATCGAACACGTCGTCAAACAAGCGGGATCCGCGATTGTTTTGGTACCCGAGATTAGTCTGACCCCTCAAACGCGAGGACGTTTCGAAGATCGGTTTGAAAACGTTGCGGTTCTCCACAGCCAAATGTCGGCTGCCGAAAGGCACTTTCATTGGCAACGCATTCGTCGCGGGGAAGTGCAGGTGGTCATTGGTCCTCGCAGTGCCGTGTTCGCTCCGCTGCCGAACCTTGGATTGATCGTGATTGACGAGGAGCACGACACCTCGTTCAAACAGGACAAACAACCTCGCTATCACGCGCGTAAGGTCGCTCACGCACGAGCGATGGCTCTTGGAATTCCGTTGGTGTTGGGGTCCGCCACACCTTCGTTGGAAGCTTGGCACGCGACGCAGACCGGGCATGCGGAGTTGGTCACGATGTCAGAGCGTGTCGGCAACCGACCCATGCCGGATGTTCAATTGGTTGACCTGCGAATCAAAGAAGACCGCGGCAAAGGGGGAGCAATCAGTCGACCGTTGCACGCGGCCGTATTGGAGACTTTGAAAGAGAAGGGACAGGCGATCCTGTTGCTGAATCGACGTGGCTATGCAACGACGATCCAGTGTCCCGCCTGCGGAACCGTGTGTGCTTGTCCGGATTGCGATCTTCCGTTGACGCATCACCGCGATGGTGGCAAAGCGATGTGCCACTACTGCGACTACACGATCCCGACGCCGCCATGGTGTCCGGCATGCCGCTTCGATGGCATTCGTTATGGTGGTTTGGGAACGCAGAAATTGGAAATGGAAGCCAAGGCTCGTTTCCCCGATGCACGAATCGCACGGATGGACAGCGATACGATGAAGCGTGCTGGAAGTCACCAGCGAGTCCTCTCCGAATTTCGTGCGGGCGAGATCGATGTGCTGCTCGGAACCCAGATGATTGCGAAAGGGTTGGACTTTCCCAACGTGCTGTTGGTCGGGGTGATCAACGCTGACTCCGCGTTGCACTTCCCAGACTTCCGTGCGGCTGAGCGAACGTTTCAGTTGGTCACTCAAGTCGCGGGGCGTACCGGCCGCGGCAACCGTGGCGGACGAGTGATCGTGCAAACGTTCACTCCCGAGCATCCCGCGATCCAAGCCGCCGCCCGACACGACTATTTGAAGTTTGTCGAAGACGAAATGGTGAACCGTAAAAAGTTCAACTATCCGCCTCTTGGAAGCGTGGCTCGGATCATCATCCGAGGGCCGTTGGAAGATAAGACCGAAGCCGTCGCGGACGCGATTGTCGATCGTCTGGAAAAGGCCCGTGATCTGTTGAAGGCGGAGGTTCGAATCCTCGGACCAGCGCCGCCACCCATTGTCAAAATCAGTGGGAAGTATCGTTTCCACCTGCTGCTTCAAGCCACCGAAGCGGCGGTGGTTGGGGAAGTGGTTCGCCGAGGATTGGCCGATTTCAAAGTCGATCCAAAAGAAGAAATCGAATACTTGGTCGACATTGATCCAGTGAATCTTATGTGA
- the nadD gene encoding nicotinate (nicotinamide) nucleotide adenylyltransferase produces the protein MSDSETTPQSPQGIGILGGSFDPVHMGHLWMAESALEQLPIEHVRWIPAATSPLKPHGPVASNEQRLQMLRLALSGQEGHVIDDWELQQDGISFTRLTLEHLHQRFPDRPLYLIIGADSLASFDRWRDPERILELCHLAVIARGGQAQPDYSILNAMAAPDRLQTIRESQILMPQIEISSSDLRDRVCSGRSIRFQVPHPVRTLISQEKLYQEE, from the coding sequence GTGTCCGACTCCGAAACCACACCACAATCACCACAGGGCATCGGAATCCTTGGTGGATCGTTTGACCCGGTCCACATGGGACATCTCTGGATGGCCGAGTCAGCTTTGGAACAATTGCCAATTGAACACGTTCGCTGGATCCCGGCGGCAACCAGCCCGCTGAAACCCCACGGTCCGGTGGCCAGCAACGAACAGCGACTGCAGATGCTGCGTTTGGCACTGTCCGGTCAAGAAGGCCACGTGATCGACGACTGGGAACTGCAACAGGATGGCATCAGCTTCACTCGTCTGACGCTCGAGCATCTGCACCAGCGATTCCCTGACCGCCCGCTGTACCTGATCATCGGAGCCGACTCATTGGCCTCGTTCGATCGGTGGCGAGACCCGGAGCGAATTTTGGAACTGTGTCATCTCGCCGTGATCGCTCGCGGGGGGCAAGCACAGCCGGACTATTCAATTCTTAATGCAATGGCGGCCCCCGACCGTCTGCAGACCATTCGCGAATCTCAGATTTTGATGCCGCAGATTGAGATCAGCAGCAGCGATTTGCGTGATCGAGTCTGTTCCGGCCGGAGCATCCGTTTCCAGGTCCCTCACCCCGTTCGCACCTTGATCTCACAAGAAAAGCTTTATCAGGAAGAATAG
- a CDS encoding AlkZ-related protein: MIKTFEDAYRFVLDRTVVTVFGSKGSPHPSLWDNTDLSEKKPKSGGWSPKVMAVWDWKTRIPQTYPDQVFYGKIPGGDAVLMEMNHFRDVHYPSAYQDIIELDPLCQEVFELIRLEADYTGPLRKRAMARFACTKSQFDTALKKLQISLNVVRSNDPKLKNDFWLPMREVHMDIVQQHES; encoded by the coding sequence ATGATCAAGACCTTCGAAGACGCCTATCGGTTTGTTCTCGATCGAACCGTGGTCACGGTTTTTGGAAGCAAAGGATCGCCTCATCCTTCGCTTTGGGACAACACCGATCTCTCGGAAAAGAAGCCCAAGAGCGGTGGCTGGAGTCCGAAGGTCATGGCGGTGTGGGATTGGAAGACTCGCATCCCTCAAACTTATCCTGATCAGGTTTTCTACGGAAAGATACCGGGTGGTGACGCGGTGTTGATGGAAATGAACCACTTCCGCGATGTGCACTATCCATCGGCGTATCAAGACATCATCGAGCTGGATCCACTCTGCCAGGAAGTGTTCGAGCTGATTCGTTTAGAGGCGGACTACACCGGGCCGCTTCGCAAACGAGCCATGGCGAGATTCGCTTGCACCAAGAGCCAGTTTGATACGGCTTTGAAAAAGCTGCAGATTAGCTTGAACGTGGTGCGATCCAATGACCCAAAGTTGAAGAATGACTTCTGGTTGCCCATGCGTGAGGTTCACATGGACATTGTTCAACAACACGAGTCGTGA
- a CDS encoding acyl-CoA thioesterase, with translation MNDSNPAGASTEKAPVYQTERRVEFRDTDAAGIVHFSAFFPMMEAAEHEFLRSVGVAVMPDHASERRLTWPRVAVSCDFHGPARFEDILQIAVHVDRIGQSSVHYRFELTCEDRRIATGKITTVCCDLQPGGKLIKTNVPDDLRSRLSSTSS, from the coding sequence GTGAATGATTCGAATCCAGCCGGAGCCTCCACAGAGAAGGCTCCGGTTTACCAAACCGAACGCCGCGTCGAGTTTCGAGACACCGACGCCGCTGGAATCGTTCACTTCTCTGCTTTCTTCCCAATGATGGAAGCCGCCGAGCACGAATTTTTACGCTCGGTCGGCGTGGCGGTGATGCCCGATCACGCATCCGAGCGACGCCTGACCTGGCCGCGCGTCGCCGTGAGTTGTGACTTCCATGGACCGGCACGGTTCGAAGACATCCTTCAAATCGCGGTTCACGTCGACCGCATTGGCCAATCCAGTGTCCACTATCGATTCGAATTGACCTGCGAAGATCGACGAATCGCAACGGGCAAGATCACAACCGTCTGCTGCGATCTTCAACCGGGCGGAAAGCTGATCAAAACCAACGTCCCGGATGATTTGCGGTCGCGTTTGAGCAGCACTTCTAGCTGA
- a CDS encoding peptidylprolyl isomerase, whose amino-acid sequence MATASARHILVETEEACQDLKEQIENGQDFGAIAAEFSACPSGKSGGALGTFSPGQMVKEFDDVVFTGELNKVHGPVKTQFGYHLIEITKRVD is encoded by the coding sequence ATGGCAACCGCCAGTGCCCGTCACATTCTCGTCGAGACCGAAGAAGCCTGTCAGGATTTGAAAGAACAGATCGAAAACGGCCAAGACTTCGGTGCCATCGCTGCTGAGTTTTCCGCCTGCCCGTCCGGAAAATCCGGCGGCGCTTTGGGGACGTTCAGCCCCGGTCAGATGGTCAAGGAATTCGACGACGTCGTTTTCACCGGTGAATTGAACAAGGTTCACGGTCCTGTGAAGACTCAGTTTGGATATCACCTGATCGAGATCACTAAGCGTGTCGACTGA
- the rpsR gene encoding 30S ribosomal protein S18 produces the protein MPPRPMSTRSRARKRSRVRSRTRRKDPIFVDGQRPRPMYVDYKDLELLSKMVNRQGRIMGRRKSGCTAASQHAVTAAIKRARFMALLPYVGE, from the coding sequence ATGCCTCCACGTCCAATGAGCACGCGTAGCCGTGCCCGCAAACGCTCACGAGTCCGCAGCCGCACGCGCCGCAAGGACCCCATCTTCGTCGATGGCCAGCGTCCACGTCCGATGTACGTCGATTACAAGGACCTCGAATTGCTGTCCAAGATGGTGAACCGTCAAGGTCGCATCATGGGCCGTCGCAAGAGCGGATGTACCGCTGCCAGCCAACACGCTGTCACCGCTGCGATCAAACGCGCCCGCTTCATGGCCTTGTTGCCATACGTTGGCGAGTGA
- a CDS encoding type III PLP-dependent enzyme, producing the protein MIASTILRAPNARTAQPILSFEVAKDLAEQHGSPLLVVSRSKAIETYWAMKQALPGVDLYYAAKSNPDLHLLTTLNGENAFIDICSPGELRAAQLAGFTADRMLHTHPCKTDANLWECYQAGVNWFVFDNAIEAEKIRRLTPDVNLLMRLATTGASSRINLSAKFGCPMHEALEMLSVARAKGLRIRGFSFHVGSQCLNPHDYVEVLRNVRDIWDAATRAGHTLEVLDIGGGFPAPYREDAPSIESFGAVISQGLQEIFGDLPNRIIAEPGRGLCTECVTLITRVIGKSRRWELPWYFLDDGIYGSFSGKIFDHTDFPLIVENDGSRETSACVVAGPTCDSTDIVSRDQWLPDLEVGELVLVPSMGAYAAASACPFNGLPVAGSVAID; encoded by the coding sequence ATGATTGCATCGACCATTCTGCGCGCACCCAACGCTCGAACGGCTCAACCCATCCTTTCATTTGAGGTCGCCAAAGACCTCGCCGAACAACACGGTTCACCATTGCTCGTCGTTTCTCGATCCAAGGCGATCGAAACTTACTGGGCCATGAAACAAGCTCTTCCCGGTGTGGATTTGTACTACGCCGCCAAGTCAAACCCTGACCTGCATTTGTTGACCACGCTGAATGGCGAAAACGCCTTCATCGACATTTGCTCGCCAGGCGAATTGCGTGCCGCTCAATTGGCGGGATTCACCGCTGACCGAATGCTGCACACGCACCCGTGCAAGACCGATGCAAACCTTTGGGAATGTTACCAAGCCGGTGTGAACTGGTTCGTTTTTGACAACGCCATCGAAGCCGAGAAGATCCGTCGCCTGACACCCGATGTGAACCTACTGATGCGTTTGGCCACCACCGGTGCCTCCAGTCGCATCAACCTGTCGGCCAAGTTCGGCTGCCCCATGCACGAGGCGTTGGAAATGCTGTCGGTGGCTCGTGCGAAAGGTCTTCGCATTCGTGGCTTCTCGTTCCACGTCGGCAGCCAATGCCTGAACCCTCACGACTATGTGGAAGTCCTCCGCAACGTTCGCGACATTTGGGATGCAGCCACGCGTGCAGGTCACACGTTGGAAGTTTTGGACATCGGCGGCGGATTCCCCGCACCTTACCGCGAAGACGCACCCTCGATCGAAAGCTTCGGTGCGGTGATCTCGCAAGGTCTGCAAGAGATCTTTGGCGACTTGCCAAATCGCATCATCGCTGAACCCGGTCGCGGGCTTTGCACCGAATGCGTGACGTTGATCACTCGCGTGATCGGCAAGAGCCGTCGATGGGAACTACCTTGGTACTTCCTCGACGACGGAATTTATGGCTCGTTCTCAGGCAAGATCTTCGATCACACCGACTTTCCTTTGATCGTTGAAAATGACGGGTCACGCGAAACGTCGGCCTGCGTCGTTGCCGGCCCCACCTGTGACTCCACCGACATCGTGTCGCGCGACCAGTGGTTGCCCGATCTGGAAGTCGGCGAATTGGTGTTGGTGCCCTCGATGGGCGCTTACGCTGCCGCGAGTGCATGCCCGTTCAACGGTTTGCCTGTCGCTGGCAGTGTCGCAATCGACTGA
- a CDS encoding sodium:solute symporter family protein has product MGLIAAVLAYLSLTIAIGFIAARRVGGAHDFMVAGRSLPLYMNFACVFATWFGAETVLSVSATFAGQGLRAIPGDPFGFSICLVLVALFFARAFYRMDLLTIGDFYRKRYGRPIEVLTSVVISASYLGWAAAQLTALGLVISVLGKGIGYQALTINHGIVIGFTIVAFYTVMGGMWSVALTDMIQTFVIIIGLIVVSIYMAGAAGGVSVVIESARESGRLQIFPDWGRSAEWWIYAGGFLTAALGSIPQQDVFQRVTSAKDERTAMTGTLLGGLFYCLFAFVPMFIAYAAVVIDPNHLEQFNSEDLREVQRTLPTAVMQSTPFWVQTVFLGALVSAILSTASGTLLAPSSLIVENVIRPFRPELDDKRMLRWLRMVLLMFGGLALHQALTSNDTMYEMIQQAYSVPLVGALVPLAVGLYWKRATNAGAMASIVSGVVTWLACEHWLTDFVVPSQLIGLAASLFAMVIVSLMDSSYQPDATSRTTTHQ; this is encoded by the coding sequence ATGGGATTGATCGCCGCCGTACTGGCTTACCTTTCACTGACCATCGCGATCGGGTTCATCGCAGCCCGTCGCGTTGGTGGCGCTCACGATTTCATGGTCGCGGGACGTTCCCTTCCGCTGTACATGAACTTCGCGTGCGTGTTTGCCACGTGGTTCGGCGCGGAAACGGTCCTTTCCGTGTCCGCCACCTTCGCGGGACAGGGTTTGCGTGCCATTCCGGGCGACCCGTTTGGGTTTTCGATTTGCTTGGTCTTGGTCGCTTTGTTCTTCGCCCGAGCGTTCTACCGCATGGACTTGCTCACCATCGGTGACTTCTATCGCAAACGATACGGTCGCCCGATCGAAGTCCTGACGTCGGTGGTGATTTCAGCATCGTATCTGGGCTGGGCCGCCGCGCAGTTGACCGCTTTGGGTTTGGTCATTTCCGTGCTCGGTAAAGGCATTGGTTACCAAGCCTTGACGATCAACCACGGCATTGTGATCGGCTTCACCATCGTCGCATTCTACACCGTGATGGGTGGTATGTGGTCGGTGGCACTGACCGACATGATCCAGACCTTTGTGATCATCATTGGTTTGATCGTCGTTTCGATCTACATGGCGGGGGCCGCGGGTGGAGTGTCCGTGGTGATCGAATCCGCTCGCGAATCGGGGAGACTTCAGATCTTTCCCGATTGGGGCCGGTCCGCGGAGTGGTGGATCTACGCGGGCGGCTTCTTGACCGCCGCACTCGGATCCATTCCTCAGCAGGACGTCTTTCAGCGAGTGACCAGCGCGAAAGACGAACGCACCGCGATGACCGGAACTTTGTTGGGCGGTCTGTTCTATTGCCTCTTCGCCTTCGTTCCCATGTTCATCGCCTACGCGGCAGTCGTGATCGATCCCAATCACCTGGAACAATTCAACAGCGAAGACTTGCGGGAGGTCCAACGCACACTGCCGACCGCCGTGATGCAGTCGACACCGTTCTGGGTTCAAACCGTGTTCTTGGGAGCCTTGGTTTCAGCCATTCTTTCCACGGCGAGCGGCACATTGCTGGCACCATCCAGCTTGATCGTCGAAAACGTGATCCGGCCGTTTCGTCCCGAATTGGACGACAAACGGATGCTTCGCTGGCTCCGAATGGTGTTGCTGATGTTTGGTGGGCTGGCGCTGCACCAAGCCTTGACCAGCAACGACACAATGTACGAAATGATCCAACAAGCCTACAGCGTTCCACTGGTCGGCGCTTTGGTCCCCTTGGCCGTTGGGCTCTACTGGAAACGAGCAACCAATGCGGGTGCCATGGCGTCGATCGTTTCGGGCGTCGTCACTTGGCTCGCCTGCGAACACTGGCTCACTGACTTCGTCGTGCCATCGCAACTGATCGGCCTGGCCGCGAGCCTCTTTGCGATGGTGATCGTGTCGCTGATGGACAGTTCGTACCAACCCGACGCGACGTCTCGAACGACGACTCACCAGTAG
- a CDS encoding DUF3472 domain-containing protein, translating into MNFRLICVFTLACAFVCTPNSPHASADEWKIPVAGNAFRTAPEPGGRGLRRDGNLSLRTSDETYSVFFRVSDGAKLNLALEGRSGETAGTIQIQVADQTFACDVPADTSDSISIGEVSVPAGYVKVDLSLKSDSSLIEIKQLIVNSDSSDLQVDYVKTNDGNMFYWGRRGPSVHLAYRIPREVNLTYAYSEIMVPVGQDPIGTYFMANGFGEGYFGMQVNSETERRVLFSIWSPYRTDDPNEIPEEDRVRTLAKGKNVIAKDFGNEGSGGQSFFRYPWEAGRTYRFLTEVKPDGKGNTRYTSWFGDKEKDEWLLVASFQRPKTDKHLTGFHSFLENFSPTQGHLQRSAQYANQWVCDTDGNWHEITRAKFTGDNTARGRHRLDYAGGSEDTHFFLQNCGFFSETVQLDQTFQRTSTTESQPEIDWKQLPR; encoded by the coding sequence ATGAACTTCCGACTGATTTGTGTTTTCACCTTGGCCTGCGCATTTGTGTGCACGCCCAATTCCCCTCACGCATCCGCCGACGAATGGAAGATTCCCGTCGCCGGCAATGCCTTCCGCACCGCACCGGAACCCGGTGGTCGTGGACTGCGCCGCGACGGCAATCTGTCGCTACGCACCAGCGACGAAACTTACTCGGTGTTCTTTCGGGTCAGCGATGGGGCCAAGTTGAATCTGGCACTTGAGGGACGATCCGGCGAAACAGCGGGAACGATCCAGATTCAAGTTGCCGATCAAACGTTCGCTTGCGACGTCCCCGCAGACACCTCCGATTCGATCTCAATCGGCGAAGTCTCCGTGCCCGCCGGATACGTGAAAGTTGATCTCTCTTTGAAGAGCGATTCTTCGCTCATTGAGATCAAACAGCTCATCGTGAATTCCGACTCAAGCGATCTGCAAGTTGACTATGTCAAAACCAATGACGGCAACATGTTCTACTGGGGACGTCGCGGTCCATCGGTCCACTTGGCCTATCGCATTCCTCGTGAGGTCAACCTGACCTACGCCTACAGCGAAATCATGGTGCCGGTCGGACAAGATCCCATTGGAACGTACTTCATGGCCAACGGTTTTGGCGAAGGCTACTTCGGGATGCAGGTCAATAGCGAGACCGAACGCCGAGTCTTGTTTTCAATTTGGAGTCCTTACCGAACCGACGACCCCAACGAGATCCCAGAGGAAGATCGCGTTCGAACGTTGGCGAAGGGAAAGAACGTCATCGCGAAAGACTTTGGCAATGAAGGTTCCGGTGGTCAAAGCTTTTTTCGCTACCCGTGGGAAGCCGGCCGCACCTATCGCTTCCTCACGGAAGTCAAACCCGACGGAAAAGGCAACACGCGTTACACGTCGTGGTTTGGCGACAAAGAGAAAGATGAGTGGTTGCTTGTCGCGAGTTTCCAACGTCCCAAAACGGACAAACATCTCACTGGCTTTCATTCCTTCCTCGAAAACTTCTCGCCAACCCAGGGGCATCTCCAGCGATCAGCCCAGTATGCGAACCAGTGGGTTTGCGACACGGATGGAAACTGGCACGAAATCACGCGAGCGAAATTCACGGGCGATAACACCGCACGAGGTCGACATCGCCTGGACTACGCCGGCGGAAGCGAAGACACTCACTTCTTCCTCCAAAACTGCGGCTTCTTCTCAGAAACCGTGCAGCTCGATCAAACGTTTCAGCGCACGTCGACCACGGAAAGCCAACCCGAAATCGATTGGAAGCAACTTCCTCGATAG
- the asd gene encoding archaetidylserine decarboxylase (Phosphatidylserine decarboxylase is synthesized as a single chain precursor. Generation of the pyruvoyl active site from a Ser is coupled to cleavage of a Gly-Ser bond between the larger (beta) and smaller (alpha chains). It is an integral membrane protein.), with protein sequence MDEIVYHNRYTGENEIEKVYGDKALRWTYGSVAGRISLSLLVKRTAFSHWYGWRMDQPQTKAKIAPFVEEFGLDANEFACDVDNFANFNEFFSRQLHPEARPIDASNDSVVFPADGRHLCIPDLSRSSGLFVKGETFDISTLLKDDALADRYANGSLLLSRLCPTDYHRFHFPFAGTPGESRLINGPLYSVNPIALCQNIHILSTNKRCITQLQTESLGTVLLLEIGATCVGSIRQTYTAQQPVTKGDEKGYFRFGGSSTMVLFEPGRVQFDADLIENSAQNRELYARMGDRMATVVA encoded by the coding sequence ATGGACGAAATCGTTTACCACAACCGATACACCGGCGAAAACGAAATCGAAAAGGTGTACGGAGACAAGGCTCTTCGCTGGACCTACGGTTCGGTCGCCGGTCGCATTTCATTGTCGCTGTTGGTGAAGCGGACTGCCTTCTCGCATTGGTACGGCTGGCGAATGGACCAGCCGCAAACCAAAGCGAAAATTGCTCCCTTTGTCGAAGAGTTCGGGCTTGATGCGAATGAGTTCGCTTGCGACGTGGATAACTTCGCGAATTTCAACGAATTCTTTTCGCGTCAGCTTCATCCTGAGGCCCGCCCGATCGACGCCAGCAATGACTCCGTCGTGTTCCCAGCCGATGGAAGGCATCTTTGCATTCCCGACCTGTCTCGCTCATCGGGGTTGTTTGTCAAAGGCGAGACCTTTGACATCTCGACCTTGCTGAAGGACGACGCACTGGCGGATCGCTATGCCAATGGCAGTTTGCTGCTTTCACGATTGTGCCCGACGGACTATCACCGCTTTCATTTCCCCTTCGCTGGAACACCTGGAGAAAGCCGTCTGATCAACGGGCCGCTGTATTCGGTCAATCCAATCGCATTGTGCCAGAACATTCACATTCTTAGCACCAACAAACGCTGCATCACGCAGCTACAAACCGAGTCACTCGGCACGGTGTTGTTGCTGGAAATTGGTGCCACGTGCGTTGGCAGCATTCGACAAACCTACACCGCCCAACAGCCCGTCACGAAAGGCGATGAGAAAGGCTACTTCCGGTTTGGCGGCTCCTCGACGATGGTGCTTTTTGAACCGGGACGAGTCCAATTCGACGCTGACCTGATTGAGAACTCCGCACAAAACCGAGAGCTCTACGCACGGATGGGAGACCGAATGGCGACTGTTGTTGCCTGA